One window from the genome of Bradyrhizobium xenonodulans encodes:
- a CDS encoding NIPSNAP family protein, whose amino-acid sequence MSVTVFIRYQLDPFKRAQFEEYSKRWLTIIPRCGGELIGYFMPHEGTNNIAFGLISFASLAAYESYRKTLRADLDGVANFNYAEAEKFILAEERTFLRQVVL is encoded by the coding sequence ATGTCCGTCACCGTCTTCATCCGCTACCAGCTCGATCCGTTCAAGCGCGCGCAGTTCGAGGAATATTCGAAGCGCTGGCTCACCATCATCCCGCGCTGCGGCGGCGAGTTGATCGGCTATTTCATGCCGCACGAGGGAACCAACAACATCGCCTTCGGCCTGATCTCCTTCGCGAGCCTGGCGGCCTACGAATCCTACCGCAAGACGTTGCGCGCTGATCTCGATGGCGTAGCGAATTTCAATTATGCCGAAGCCGAGAAATTCATCCTCGCCGAAGAGCGCACCTTCCTGCGCCAAGTGGTCTTGTAA
- a CDS encoding antibiotic biosynthesis monooxygenase family protein gives MIAVIFEVWPKPEHRQDYFDLAADLKPILQTIDGFISVERFESLTEKGKILSVSFWRDEAAVQAWRNTMEHRRTQAKGRAKIFADYHLRIASVVRDYSMNDREQAPKDSRAVHDVH, from the coding sequence ATGATCGCCGTGATCTTCGAGGTCTGGCCGAAGCCGGAACATCGCCAGGATTACTTCGACCTCGCCGCCGATCTGAAGCCGATCCTGCAAACCATCGACGGCTTCATCTCGGTCGAGCGCTTCGAGAGCCTGACCGAGAAGGGCAAGATCCTGTCGGTGTCGTTCTGGCGGGATGAGGCGGCGGTTCAGGCCTGGCGCAACACGATGGAGCACCGCCGCACCCAGGCCAAGGGCAGGGCAAAAATCTTTGCCGATTATCACTTGCGCATCGCCAGCGTCGTCCGCGACTACAGCATGAATGATCGCGAGCAGGCGCCAAAGGACAGCCGCGCCGTGCACGACGTGCACTAG
- a CDS encoding isocitrate lyase/PEP mutase family protein — MHVTTADKRATFRTMHESGCFILPNPVDVGSAKALQHLGFKAIASSSAGFAWTIGKADNHVTVEDVCQHLAALSSSVDIPVNADFEGGFAVEPDKVADNVERCVRTGVAGLSIEDSSGDKDKPIYDRALAVERIKASRKAIGDSGTLLVGRCEAYLWGVTDLKLVIDRLTAYADAGADCLYAPGLKTREDIAAVVKAVAPKPFNLLIGGSGLSRQEAEDLGVRRISVGGSLARAAWGGFMRAAKEMAEKGTFTELGSGYPGGELNKMFS, encoded by the coding sequence ATGCATGTGACGACCGCTGACAAGCGCGCGACGTTCAGGACAATGCACGAGAGCGGCTGCTTCATCCTGCCCAATCCGGTCGACGTCGGCAGCGCGAAAGCCTTGCAGCATCTCGGTTTCAAGGCGATTGCGTCATCGAGCGCGGGCTTTGCCTGGACCATCGGCAAGGCCGACAACCACGTCACCGTCGAGGATGTCTGTCAGCATCTGGCAGCATTGAGCTCTTCCGTCGACATCCCGGTCAACGCGGATTTCGAGGGCGGCTTCGCCGTCGAGCCGGACAAGGTCGCCGATAACGTCGAGCGCTGTGTGCGCACCGGCGTCGCGGGCCTCTCGATCGAGGATTCCAGCGGCGACAAGGACAAGCCGATCTACGATCGCGCGCTCGCGGTCGAGCGGATCAAGGCCTCGCGCAAGGCGATCGGTGACAGCGGCACGCTGCTGGTCGGGCGTTGTGAGGCTTATTTGTGGGGCGTGACCGATCTCAAGCTCGTCATCGACCGGCTCACCGCCTACGCCGATGCCGGCGCCGATTGTCTCTATGCGCCGGGCCTGAAGACCCGCGAGGATATCGCCGCGGTGGTGAAGGCTGTCGCACCAAAACCGTTCAACCTGCTGATCGGCGGCTCCGGACTGTCGCGGCAGGAAGCCGAGGATCTCGGCGTGCGCCGGATCAGTGTCGGCGGCTCGCTCGCCCGCGCCGCCTGGGGCGGCTTCATGCGCGCGGCAAAGGAAATGGCGGAGAAGGGCACCTTCACAGAGCTCGGCAGCGGCTATCCCGGCGGCGAGCTCAACAAGATGTTCAGCTAG
- a CDS encoding winged helix-turn-helix domain-containing protein: protein MKSGPDIAMVASLVGDPARANMLTALMNGRALTASELAQEAGITPQTASSHLSKLEAGGLVEPEKQGRHRYYRLTDDDVAGVLEGLAGLAARTGHMRVRTGPKDPALRRARICYDHLAGDLGVQMLDSLRARNLVRQKKQDIELTAEGERFLAKHLQISPDMLTHPRRPVCKACLDWSERRHHLAGTLGAAMMQRFNELKWAARDATPGSRVVNFTRTGEKQFAALFGNGKD from the coding sequence ATGAAATCAGGTCCCGACATTGCCATGGTCGCCTCCCTGGTCGGCGACCCCGCCCGCGCCAACATGCTCACGGCGCTGATGAACGGCCGCGCGCTCACCGCGAGCGAGCTGGCGCAGGAGGCCGGCATCACGCCGCAGACCGCGAGCTCGCATCTTTCGAAGCTCGAGGCCGGTGGGCTGGTTGAGCCGGAGAAGCAGGGCCGCCACCGCTACTACCGCCTCACCGACGACGATGTCGCCGGCGTGCTCGAAGGCCTTGCGGGCCTTGCCGCCCGCACCGGCCACATGCGCGTGCGCACCGGGCCGAAGGATCCGGCGCTGCGGCGCGCACGGATCTGCTACGACCACCTCGCCGGCGATCTCGGCGTGCAGATGCTCGATTCCTTGCGCGCACGAAATCTGGTCAGGCAGAAGAAGCAGGACATCGAGCTGACGGCCGAGGGCGAGCGATTCCTCGCAAAACATCTGCAGATCTCGCCCGACATGCTCACCCATCCGCGCCGGCCTGTCTGCAAGGCCTGCCTCGACTGGAGCGAGCGGCGCCATCACCTTGCCGGCACACTGGGTGCCGCCATGATGCAGCGCTTCAACGAACTGAAATGGGCGGCGCGCGACGCCACGCCCGGCAGCCGCGTGGTGAATTTCACCCGCACCGGCGAAAAGCAGTTCGCCGCGCTGTTCGGGAACGGCAAGGACTGA